In the Ilumatobacteraceae bacterium genome, one interval contains:
- the nuoD gene encoding NADH dehydrogenase (quinone) subunit D — translation MTATDWTPSRAPAQTSEGAQEMTARSEMGPRELLREVGSVLRMSEAEAALLGDLPEDPDEDQTMIINMGPQHPSTHGVLRLMLELQGETVLRCKPIIGYLHTGMEKTGEQLTFMQGGTNVTRMDYLSPMANELVFSMATEKLLGIDGDIPERAVWMRMLLAELNRMSSHLLFMATNGMDLGAVSMMIYGWREREEVLRFFQRVTGLRMNHNFIRPGGLAADLPPGWRDDVLRLLDLIPERLEEYDILMTGQPIWRERLQGVGVITPDEALALGAVGPILRSTGVAWDLRRDMPYLRYDEMDFDVIVGTYGDAYDRYAIRLNEIRESMKIVRQILDRMPEGDFRIQDKKVTPPPRARIDESMEALIHHFKIFTEGFKVPEGEVYMGIESPRGEIGCYIASDGSPTPYRMHMRAPSFANIQCLPHMMRGGLVADAVAVISSVDPVLGDVDR, via the coding sequence GTGACCGCGACCGACTGGACCCCGTCCCGGGCCCCCGCCCAGACCTCCGAGGGCGCGCAGGAGATGACCGCCCGTTCCGAGATGGGCCCGCGCGAACTGCTCCGCGAGGTCGGCTCGGTGCTGCGCATGAGCGAGGCCGAAGCGGCCCTCCTCGGCGATCTCCCGGAAGATCCCGACGAAGACCAGACCATGATCATCAACATGGGTCCGCAGCACCCGTCGACCCACGGCGTGCTCCGACTCATGCTCGAACTCCAGGGTGAGACGGTGCTCCGGTGCAAGCCGATCATCGGGTACCTGCACACCGGCATGGAGAAGACCGGCGAGCAGCTGACGTTCATGCAGGGCGGCACCAATGTCACCCGCATGGACTATCTGAGCCCGATGGCCAATGAGCTCGTGTTCTCGATGGCCACCGAGAAGTTGCTCGGCATCGACGGCGACATCCCCGAGCGCGCGGTCTGGATGCGGATGCTCCTCGCCGAGCTCAACCGCATGAGCAGCCACCTGCTGTTCATGGCGACCAACGGCATGGACCTCGGCGCCGTGTCGATGATGATCTACGGCTGGCGCGAGCGCGAAGAGGTGCTGCGCTTCTTCCAGAGGGTCACGGGACTGCGGATGAACCACAACTTCATCCGTCCGGGTGGGCTCGCCGCCGACCTGCCGCCGGGTTGGCGCGACGACGTACTGCGCCTCCTCGACCTGATTCCCGAACGGCTCGAGGAGTACGACATCCTCATGACCGGTCAGCCGATCTGGCGTGAGCGGTTGCAGGGCGTCGGCGTGATCACGCCCGACGAGGCCCTCGCACTCGGTGCCGTCGGCCCGATCCTGCGCTCGACCGGCGTCGCCTGGGACCTCCGGCGCGACATGCCCTACCTGCGCTACGACGAGATGGACTTCGATGTCATCGTCGGTACCTACGGCGACGCGTACGACCGGTACGCGATCCGCCTCAACGAGATCCGCGAGTCGATGAAGATCGTCCGCCAGATCCTCGACCGGATGCCCGAAGGTGACTTCCGCATCCAGGACAAGAAGGTCACGCCGCCGCCGCGCGCTCGCATCGACGAGTCGATGGAGGCACTGATCCACCACTTCAAGATCTTCACCGAGGGTTTCAAGGTGCCCGAGGGTGAGGTCTACATGGGGATCGAGTCGCCGCGTGGCGAGATCGGCTGCTACATCGCGTCCGACGGATCGCCCACGCCCTACCGGATGCACATGCGGGCCCCGTCGTTCGCGAACATCCAGTGCCTCCCCCACATGATGCGCGGTGGCCTGGTCGCCGACGCGGTCGCCGTGATCTCGAGCGTCGACCCCGTGCTCGGAGACGTCGACCGATGA
- a CDS encoding c-type cytochrome, whose translation MIALTSTSIAWLLFAIILGGWAVYAVLNLRQAHDELGSEVEMAANRKKYYEDEELEGPRLTRVLGIGVILLVIVVVGLPLYWILEPSRLAGATEAKEEQFIEWGSRLYAPTADGGFNCAGCHGANGGGGAAPYNLTDPATGDVTAVSWAAPALNTIFYRFDEDEVRFILVYGRPFSPMSPWGVEGGGPMNDQQIDTLLAYLHSIQIDREDCGVGEDDAATCPSGHLPSDIQDDIDQLAQASVDDGTYASYGEALYNLELASGAYSCARCHTPGWSWGDPGVSGQGAFGWNLTGGKANSAFPNEADMIDFIKNGSVLGAKYGIQGQGSGRMPGFGSMLTDEQVQAIVEYVRSL comes from the coding sequence ATGATTGCACTCACATCCACCTCGATCGCGTGGCTGCTCTTCGCGATCATTCTCGGCGGTTGGGCCGTCTATGCCGTCCTCAACCTGCGGCAGGCCCACGACGAACTCGGCTCCGAAGTCGAGATGGCCGCGAACCGCAAGAAGTACTACGAAGACGAAGAGCTCGAAGGGCCGCGCCTGACCCGCGTGCTCGGGATCGGCGTGATCCTGCTGGTCATCGTCGTGGTCGGGCTGCCGCTCTACTGGATCCTCGAGCCGTCCCGGTTGGCCGGCGCCACCGAGGCCAAAGAGGAGCAGTTCATCGAGTGGGGTTCGCGCCTGTACGCCCCGACGGCCGACGGTGGCTTCAACTGCGCCGGCTGCCACGGCGCCAACGGTGGCGGCGGCGCCGCTCCGTACAACCTGACCGATCCGGCGACGGGCGACGTGACGGCGGTCAGCTGGGCCGCACCGGCGCTCAACACGATCTTCTACCGGTTCGACGAAGACGAGGTCCGCTTCATCCTCGTGTACGGGCGTCCGTTCTCGCCGATGTCGCCGTGGGGCGTCGAGGGTGGCGGCCCGATGAACGACCAGCAGATCGACACGCTGCTGGCGTACCTCCACAGCATCCAGATCGACCGCGAAGACTGTGGCGTCGGCGAAGACGACGCCGCCACGTGCCCGTCGGGTCACCTGCCGAGCGACATCCAAGACGACATCGATCAGCTGGCGCAGGCCTCGGTCGACGACGGCACCTACGCCTCCTACGGCGAGGCGCTCTACAACCTCGAACTCGCCAGCGGTGCCTACAGCTGCGCCCGGTGCCACACCCCTGGTTGGAGCTGGGGCGACCCCGGCGTCAGTGGCCAGGGCGCGTTCGGTTGGAACCTCACCGGCGGCAAGGCCAACTCGGCGTTCCCCAACGAGGCAGACATGATCGACTTCATCAAGAACGGCTCCGTGCTCGGTGCCAAGTACGGCATCCAGGGCCAGGGCAGCGGCCGCATGCCCGGCTTCGGCTCGATGCTCACCGATGAGCAGGTCCAAGCCATCGTCGAATACGTGAGGAGCTTGTGA
- the ndhC gene encoding NADH-quinone oxidoreductase subunit A, whose amino-acid sequence MAQYLPFVVLMALAIAFGGLSFVASRLLAPNRPSAAKEAPYECGIVPSREPPERFPVSFYIVAMLFIMFDIEIIFLYPYAVESGTLGTFGFWSIVMFSVVFFLTFVYEVARGGLEWGPLHTYRRLDRDAAMVSAERDSTTTIRRVGLEGRVDAGESSTEIEAA is encoded by the coding sequence ATGGCCCAGTACCTGCCATTCGTCGTGCTGATGGCGTTGGCCATCGCGTTCGGTGGCCTGAGCTTCGTCGCATCCCGCCTCCTGGCGCCGAACCGTCCGTCGGCCGCCAAGGAAGCGCCCTACGAGTGCGGCATCGTCCCCAGTCGCGAGCCGCCCGAGCGGTTCCCGGTCAGCTTCTACATCGTCGCGATGCTGTTCATCATGTTCGACATCGAGATCATCTTCCTGTACCCGTACGCCGTCGAGAGCGGCACGCTGGGCACGTTCGGGTTCTGGTCGATCGTGATGTTCTCGGTCGTGTTCTTCCTGACGTTCGTGTACGAGGTCGCCCGCGGCGGTCTCGAATGGGGGCCGCTCCACACCTATCGACGCCTCGATCGCGATGCAGCGATGGTGTCGGCCGAGCGCGACTCGACCACCACGATCCGCCGCGTCGGCCTCGAGGGCCGTGTCGACGCCGGCGAATCGTCCACCGAGATCGAAGCTGCCTAG
- a CDS encoding NADH-quinone oxidoreductase subunit B family protein → MDDVLADGIGGLSHNAITGKLEDLVNWSRSRSSWPASFGLACCAIEMMATGAAHYDMSRFGMEVFRASPRQADIMIVAGRVSQKMAPVLRQVYDQMMEPKWVISMGVCASSGGMFNNYAIVQGVDQVVPVDVYAPGCPPTPETLIHAIETLHQKIEDGEIMRRRAETGAGANLHVEEIAATTTPVLLGTK, encoded by the coding sequence ATCGATGATGTGCTCGCCGACGGAATCGGCGGTCTGAGCCACAACGCGATCACCGGAAAACTCGAAGACCTCGTCAACTGGTCCCGGTCGCGCTCGTCGTGGCCGGCCTCGTTCGGCCTCGCCTGCTGTGCGATCGAGATGATGGCCACCGGCGCCGCGCACTACGACATGTCGCGCTTCGGCATGGAGGTCTTCCGTGCGTCGCCGCGTCAGGCCGACATCATGATCGTCGCCGGTCGCGTCAGCCAGAAGATGGCGCCCGTGCTCCGCCAGGTCTACGACCAGATGATGGAGCCCAAGTGGGTCATCTCGATGGGCGTGTGCGCCAGCTCCGGCGGCATGTTCAACAACTACGCGATCGTCCAGGGTGTCGATCAGGTCGTCCCGGTCGATGTCTATGCGCCGGGCTGCCCCCCGACGCCCGAGACACTCATCCACGCGATCGAGACGCTCCACCAGAAGATCGAAGACGGCGAGATCATGCGTCGTCGGGCCGAGACCGGCGCCGGCGCCAATCTCCACGTCGAAGAGATCGCTGCGACCACGACGCCCGTCCTCCTGGGAACCAAGTGA
- a CDS encoding NADH-quinone oxidoreductase subunit C encodes MSEVSDDTTLAAGDGSDATTDLYGCIAGDSLGQTVLHPTREQYVDVIKTLADEGFTLVIDLCGVDYLQHMRRPLPAGVVPERFEVVVNLLDITHRRRIRVRVQVPDSDPTLPSLFDVHPGSEAYERETYDMFGVVFTDHPDMTRILMPEDWDGHPLRKDYAVGTIPVQFKGANS; translated from the coding sequence ATGAGCGAAGTGAGCGACGACACCACCCTCGCGGCCGGAGACGGGTCCGACGCCACCACCGACCTGTACGGCTGCATCGCCGGTGACAGCCTCGGGCAGACCGTGCTGCACCCGACCCGCGAGCAGTACGTCGACGTCATCAAGACGCTCGCCGACGAGGGCTTCACGCTCGTCATCGACCTCTGCGGCGTCGACTATCTCCAGCACATGCGGCGGCCGCTGCCCGCCGGCGTCGTCCCCGAGCGCTTCGAGGTCGTCGTGAACCTGCTCGACATCACGCACCGGCGGCGGATCCGCGTCCGGGTCCAGGTCCCCGATTCCGACCCGACGCTGCCGTCGCTGTTCGACGTCCATCCGGGGAGCGAGGCGTACGAGCGCGAGACCTACGACATGTTCGGCGTCGTCTTCACCGACCACCCCGACATGACCCGCATCCTGATGCCGGAAGACTGGGACGGCCACCCGCTCCGCAAGGACTACGCGGTCGGCACGATTCCCGTCCAGTTCAAGGGAGCGAACTCGTGA